From Thermogemmata fonticola, one genomic window encodes:
- a CDS encoding DUF1559 family PulG-like putative transporter, translated as MPSFSSPRRRGGSTAFTLIELLVVIAIIAILIGLLLPAVQKVRDAAARATSMNNLKQIGLAVHNGHDQYGVLPPAVAFWWNNPPYRGGYTNSDGTFFFCLLPFFEQGVIQASITNWPGSGLGAINATQAAMSVPLKVLQAPNDSSDPGGGVLVGGFNNPPISWMWTTNPVDVALASYACNWQVFGRPEAYPNNIWDWNNGAGAKKLVGITDGTSNTVFVAEKRMRCQNGGVGWGHPADDKFWPVFARINLGWTSNPADPNYRLFPVPQVNPRPADCNLWQFPAQGHSTSGTLALLGDGSVRMVNANISVATWSLAVLPNDGGLLGPDWN; from the coding sequence GTCGTCATTGCGATCATTGCGATCCTGATCGGCCTGCTTTTGCCTGCGGTGCAGAAGGTACGGGATGCCGCCGCTCGCGCCACCTCGATGAATAACCTCAAGCAGATCGGCCTGGCCGTGCATAATGGCCACGACCAATACGGCGTCCTGCCGCCCGCGGTGGCCTTCTGGTGGAACAATCCCCCGTATCGGGGCGGCTACACGAATAGCGACGGCACTTTCTTCTTCTGCCTGCTCCCCTTCTTCGAGCAAGGGGTGATTCAGGCTTCCATCACCAACTGGCCCGGCAGCGGTTTGGGCGCGATCAACGCTACGCAGGCTGCCATGAGCGTGCCTCTCAAAGTCCTGCAAGCTCCGAATGACTCTTCCGATCCGGGCGGAGGAGTACTGGTCGGCGGCTTCAATAACCCGCCGATATCCTGGATGTGGACGACCAACCCGGTGGACGTGGCCCTGGCCAGCTATGCCTGCAATTGGCAGGTCTTCGGCCGTCCCGAAGCCTACCCCAACAACATTTGGGACTGGAACAACGGCGCGGGCGCGAAGAAACTCGTCGGCATCACCGATGGTACCTCCAACACTGTCTTTGTCGCCGAGAAGCGGATGCGCTGCCAAAATGGCGGCGTCGGTTGGGGCCATCCGGCGGATGACAAGTTCTGGCCTGTCTTCGCCCGCATCAACCTCGGCTGGACCAGCAATCCCGCCGATCCCAATTACCGCCTTTTCCCCGTCCCCCAGGTCAACCCTCGTCCTGCTGACTGCAACCTCTGGCAATTCCCGGCTCAGGGGCATAGCACCAGCGGCACCCTGGCCCTGCTCGGCGACGGCAGCGTCCGCATGGTCAACGCCAATATCTCCGTCGCCACCTGGAGCCTGGCGGTGCTGCCCAACGATGGCGGCCTGCTCGGACCCGATTGGAACTGA